GCGAGCCATTAAGAATGGGGGCAGGAGGGTTGAGGGACGGGAGGGTGTAATCTGGGTGCTCCATCCTCACCAGATTACACCGTCCCATCCCGGGGGTCGGACTGAGCCCCCCTGTCCCAAGACGCTGCCtcacaccgggggggggggggggggggggtggatggggagagCATCGAACTTGGCAAAGTAAACTTTGGTTGAGAAACACACTGCAGGCAGGAAATGAGCCATCACCTCAGAGGTGATTCAACGGCAcccggagagggagagagaatgttcTCCCGGCCCGTATCTTGAAGGCATCTGGAATCTGTGCCAATCCTGCATTCACTCTGTTATCAGCTGTGGTTCAGTCAGACTCTGTCATCACTGGGTTAgggcttggggtgggggggggtgggggtggttcgATTCCTACTCCTAGTCCATTgttccatagaacagtacaacacgggaacaggtccttcaccccaggatattgtgccgaaccaattaaatcggtttattgttgtcatagtgaaaaactttgttttgcacgccatccatacagatcatttcatcacatcagatcaacaacagaatgcagagtaaagtgttacagttacagagagagtgcaggcagacagtaaggtgcaagggccacgacgaggtatttgtttattattgtcacttgtaccgaggttcagtgaaaaacttgtcctgcacaccgatcgtacaggtcaattcattacacagtgcagttacattgggttagtacagagtgcattgatgtagcacaggtaaaaacaataacagtacagagtaaagtgtcgcagctacagagaaagtgcagtgcaataaggtgcaaggtcacaaggtagatcgtgaggtcagagtccatctcatcgtataagggaaccgttcaatagtcttatcacagtggggtagaagctgtccttaagtctggtggtacgtgccctcaggctcctgtatcttctacccgatgggagaggagagaagagagaatgtcccgggtgggtggggtctttgattatgttggatgctttcccgaggcagtgagaagtgtagaccgagtccgtggaggggaggctggtgtccgtgatgcgctgggctgtgtccacaaatctctgcagtttcttgcggtcccgggcagagcagttgccgtaccaagccgggatgcatccggataggatgctttctgtggtgcatcgataaaaatcggtgagggtcagcagggacatactgaatttccttagcctcctgaggaagtcgaggcattAGTGCACTTGCCTGtcctatatccctccactccctgcacatccatgtgtctatccaagagcctcttgaacccctcctaaatcgtatctgcctccacccccacccctggcagcacgttccaggcacccaccgctctctgtgtaaaacaaaacctgccccgcacattcctttgaacttaccccccctcaccttaaatgtacgccctctggtattagacatttcaaccctgggtaagagattctggctgtctatctgtgcctctcataatcttataaacctctatcgggtctcccctcagcctccgccactccagagaaaacaacccaagtttgtccgcaCTGACCAGAAAATGCATAGGAATCAGTTTATCACTgacacacgtaccgagatacggtgATAAACTTTTGTCTGCGAGCCATCCAgaagatcattccgtacataagtacaccAAGGGAGTTAAaaggagaacagaatgcagaataaagtgtcacagttacagagaaagtgcagtgcaggcagacaataaggtgcgagggccacgacgaggtagattgtgaggtcaggagtccaccttatcgtactagagtcttataacaacggggtagaagctgtccttgagcccggcagtacgtgctttcaggcttttgtatcttctgcccgatgggaggtgtgagaagagagaacgtccggggtgggagggggtccttgatcatgtcggctgctctcccaaggcagcgggaagcgtaGACGGAGTCCgcgaaggggaggctggtgtccgtgacggactgggctgtgtccagtcCACGACCCTCTGCAATGGATGGAGGCTGTGGTGTGGACTGGTGCAGATGGCGACTTGGCGAACAGTAtcgactcagtgggccgaagggcctgattccacgACCAAGCGGAGGACATTTCCTTTCTAAAGAAAGTGCGAGCAAAGATAGAAGGACTGCCTGCACcgtaatgtctgcctgcactgcactccctgtagctgtgacactttactctgtattctgtatcggtttaccctgtactacctcgatgcactgttgcaatgaattgattttctggtacgataaagtggactcctgacctctcaatctacctcgttatgaccttccaccattttctctgtagctgtaacactttattctgcattctgttactgttttcccttgtactacctcaatgcactgttgaaatgaattgacctgtacgatcggtttgcaagacaagtttttcactggaccttggtacaagtgacaataataaaccaattccaaatatgTAGAACGGAATAAAGCTTCGGCGAATTAATAAGGGAATGATTTTGAACACTTTTTCTTTACATCACAGTTAAAAGTGTCCCGATAATAGTCATAAATCTAGAGGCAAGAGCAATGGTGGAAATTAAAATGATCTTCAtttgttggggagggggttgttAGTCAGAGAGAGAATCCCTGCTAAACATCACCCCGCATTTATATCGATTCCCATTTTCCCAACgactcccaccaactcccccctggattctacccctcacccatgcaccggtggggggggggggggtgatttacagcagacggttTACCCGCCGACccctgcacgtcgttgggacatgggagggaaccagagaacCCGGGgggaacccacggggtcacagggagaaggtgcaaactccatacagacagagacacagacagagacaTACACAGAAGACAAGAGAGACACAGATATATACACACGGACACAGAAACATACAgtgacacacacacgcacacacacacacacacacacacacacaagagagagacacacagacacagagagagaaacacagatgcacacagacagacgcgcacacacacacacacacacagacgcacacacacacacacacacagacgcacacacacacacacacacacacacacacacacacacacacgaacacagacacacaaatgCACACGTGGACACAGAGAGCCACATCAGGATCgagcctgggtctctggagctgtgaggtggttcAGCCAGAGAGTTCTTTGACTGGGTTAAAGGGCTCGCAGGATGGGAAGGTTTCAAGGATGCTTGGTATCTTGCAGTACAGGTTTTACCGGCTGTGCCCAGGGGAGTAGAGGGGCAGGACAAAAGGCCAAAGAGAGGCAcaccagcccccaccccaccacctcccacccccccggcTGATGACAGAGGGCAAGGGAAACCCCCACTGGCACCTTTCACCCATGCAGAAGCCCATTGAAGAGAGTTGTGCGATGCCTTCTGCAGTCGATCAGCTCGCCACAGGCCGACACTTAAAGGCGCGACATCTCCCCTAACACAACACCGACGAGAAATGTGGAAAGTTTTCAGACTGGGTGTTTCTATCAACAAATGTAGCTTCCAGTAGCCAAAAGTGCCCTAAGAGGAGTGGAGTGAAATCTGTGCCTGAGGAACATTGGGAGGTGTTGGCAAAGGGGATCGAATTTTGGGGGGGACGGGGACGGGTGGAGGAGGGAAgcgagagggagaggcagagtgtcagggagggaattccaaagctcagGGTCCTGGGCAGCTGAAGGAACAGCCATCGATGGTGGAGGGACGGGAATCGGGGGCGGGGAAGAGAGgttggaattgggggggggggggagatattaAAGGGGGTCAGAGGCGTGGAGGGgtgtagagggagggagggggtcacagagatggggagggatgtacggggagggagggggtcacggagacggggagggggtcacggagacggggaggggtggtggggaatggagtgggggaggggtgtgtgaggggggtgcACCCTCTCACTGCTGGGCAGCCTGTGGAGGGGGCTGCCGTCCGGCGAAGGTCTGACCaaggtgttggggggtgggggggatgtggaGAGTCTCCTGGGCGGAAAGAGCTGGGATCCCCGGCTGAGGGATGTAGAGCTGTGGGACCGGGTGGTCCCATCCGCTCCCCAGGGCACAGACCGGCGTCAGCAACAGCCCCGGTGCCGGGGGTAGGGGTTCCCTCCCCCTGAGCCCAGAGATCAAAGGCTCACCGGGAGCTGTGGCTGTCACTAcgtctccctgtctctgtctctctatccctctctctccctctctgtgtgtgtgtctctctctctctctctctctctctctctccctgtctctgtctgcccctctctctctttctccctctgtgtgtgtgtgtgtctgtctgtctgtctgtctctctctctgtccctctgtctctccccctgaATCTCGACTGAACCCTCAACCACCCATGGCCTGGACGTTTGACTGCCCACCTTGGCCCGGCCTGGGAGCAGTTTTACAAGAGATGCCCCCTTCcgacaccaccaacccccccccccccacttctgtaCCAGGTGCCCAACGATCAAGAGATTCGGTCTGAcgtcggtgaggctgcacctggagcactgcgtccggttctggtcgcccccttacaggaaagacgtcactaaactggaacgagtgcagagggagatttacgaggacgttgccaggattcgagggcctgagttatagggagaggttgggcaggctggggctttattccttggagactgaggggtgaccttatagaggtgtatcaaaccatgaggggcatcgatagggtgaatgtgcaccgtcttttccccagggttggggaatcaacaaccagagggcacaggtttaaggagagaggggagagatttaataacctgaggagcaacttcttcacccagagggtggtccgtatgtggaacgagctgcaagagggagtgggtgaggcaggtacattgacaacatttaaaagacactcggacaggtccacggatgggaaaggtttagagggatatgggccaaacgcgggcaaatgggactggcttagatgggaatctcgatcggcatggggtgggggggagagagctgtacccgtgagtCCCACTGCTCTCCGCAGCCTGTGCATTGGGAGTTCCCATGTCAGGCTGCGACGCAGCCAATCAGAATAAACCCATCATTAGGAAAGATGTAGTTGAACTGGAAAgacttgtattggtttattattgtcacttgtaccgaggtacagtgaaaaacttgtcttgcaaaccgatcgtacaggtcaattcattacacagtgcagttacattgagtcagtacagagtgcattgatgtagtacaggtaaaaacagtaacagtacagagtaaagtgtcacagctacagagaaagtgcagtgcaataaggtgcaaagtcacaacaaggtagatcgtgaggtcagagtccatctcatcgtataagggaaccgttcaatagtcttatcacagtggggtaggagctgtccttaagcctggtggtacgtgccctcaggctcctgtatcttctacccgatggaagaggggagaagagagaatgtcccgggtgggtggggtctttgattatgctgtaccaagccgtgatacatccagacaggatgctttctatggtgcatcgataaaagttggtgaggctcaatggggacaaaccgaatttccttagcctcctgagggagtagaggcgctggtgagctttcttggctgtggcgtctacgtggttggaccaggacaggctgttggtgatgttcactcccaggaacttgaagctctcaaccctctcgacctcagcaccgttgatgtagacaggtgcatgtacaccgccccctttcctgaagtcagtgaccagctcttttgttttgctgatattgagggaacgGTGGTTGTTATGAccccatgtcactaagctctctatctccttcctgtaccccgactcctcgctgtttgagatacggcctacaacggtggtgtcatctgcagacttgtagatggagttagagcagaatctggccacgcagtcgtgagtgtatcgggagtggagtagggggctgaggacgcagccttatagACCAATAAGCAATCAGCCAGGTCCCCACGGGGGAGGACAAACAGGTGAAACAGTGCTGGATAGACACACACAGGCCGAGCTGGTGTATTGGGGTGGGGTGATGCATGGGAACTGGGAGCGGGCGGACAATCTGCCCCCATGTTTGTTCGACGTGTTTAACCCTTTgattttcccccctcccctcttccccaggCTCCTTGGAGGGGACTTCACGCTGGAAGTCAAGCTCAACGACTACCTCGACATCCTGTGCCCTCACTACGAGGGCCCGTCGCCCCCTCAGAGCGTGGAAGAATACACACTGTacctggtgggggaggaggatttCCGGCAGTGCAGGGTGGGGTCCAAGGATCAGGTGCGCTGGGAGTGCAGAAAGCCGCACGCCCCGCACGGTCCGGAGAGGTTCTCGGAGAAGTTTCAGCGCTTCACCCCCTTCAGcctggggaaggagttccaggaggGACGACACTACCACTACATCTGTGAGTCCCTCGGGAATGCCCGTACCGtcccgcggcgcggcgctccctcctcgcccgCCCCTCCCGTGgcgctccctcacctccccccacatgTCCCGGCGGTCTCGGTCTCACCCTTATGTTCTTGTTTTCCAGCGAAGGCAGTTCACCGCCGCCGGGAGCCGTGTCTAAAACTCCGAGTCCTCATCCTCAGGAGTAAAGGTGAGTCAGTGTCCTGGCTGTTAGACCGCAGCggacacctccccacctcccctccctcccctacaccccttcccgtctctgtgaccccccccctccggcccccacacccctccccgtctctgtgacccccctctgACCCCCACACCCCTGCCCGTCTCTGtgaccctacacccctccccgtgaccccctccatcccctacacccATCCCCGTCTCTgacccccccaaacccctccccgtctctgtgatcCCCTACAGCTGTCCCCATAACCCCCTCCCATACTCagatcctcccccacacccccttcccctccccgatccccatctctccacccctccctctcccaccacgCCCCAGGGACAGATTTCATCCGCCCCTGCCCCGTGAAGTGCTCTGGCTTCAGGACACGGCCTCAATGTCCGGTTGCGATTGATCCcgtattttatttaaatagtttttgTCTTTATTCTTAATCCTAGCTCGAGAGAACCACGTTGAACATTACACGACAAAAGCCAAGCTGCCCGCAGGTGAGTTGGCGTCGCAGGGTCGGGTGTTGAACACCCTCTCAACAACCCCAGTACAGTTTAGGCTGAGAGGGGGCTAACAAACAACACTCTGTCCTGCACTTGTAATCTGGTAATTCGTTTATTATTCCACTGAAAGTGTccacacaggtcgacagggcggtaaaggcgtacggcacgcttgccttcattagtcgaggcactgagctcaagagtcaggaagttatgttgcagctttataaaagtctgATTAggccatttctggttgccccctccaccccccccccccccccccccccccgttacaggaaggatgtgggggcttcggagagggtgcagaagaggttcgccaggatgctgcctggatgagagaccatttgctataaggagaggttggacaaacttgggttgttttctccggagcggcagaggctgaagggagacctgatagaggtttacaagattacgagaggcacagaacAGAGTAGAGAGCCGGTAACTTTCTCCCTCAGGGTTGAAACAGCTCATACTAGAGGgtgtacatttaaggtgagagggggtaaattcaagggagatttttttttacacagagagctgcaggtgcctggaacgtgctgccaggggtgggggtggaggcagatacgataagaggctcttagacacaaggatgtgcagggaatggagggagatggtcactgtgcaggcagaagggattagtttaattcagcatcgtgctTGGCGCAGACGTGGGGGGGCAGAAGGCTCCTGTTCCTGGGCTGGGCTGCGTTATATCTTCAATGGGGCAAGAGCCAACTTGAATGGGAACAGAGTTTTAGACTTGCCCAGCGGGGTCAGGCAGTACcaatggagagagggggaaaactgACTACTGGTGAAATTAGCCGATTCTGATCCGGGGAGTTACCCGAAAGGTGAAGAATTGGGTATTGAGTCCAAACGTAAGCGccctggagtcacacagcacggaaacgggccctctggcccaactggtcc
The sequence above is drawn from the Pristis pectinata isolate sPriPec2 chromosome 40, sPriPec2.1.pri, whole genome shotgun sequence genome and encodes:
- the LOC127587525 gene encoding ephrin-A1-like, translated to MTWKVLFFVLFGVYRSVAERYTVYWNRSNPALLGGDFTLEVKLNDYLDILCPHYEGPSPPQSVEEYTLYLVGEEDFRQCRVGSKDQVRWECRKPHAPHGPERFSEKFQRFTPFSLGKEFQEGRHYHYISKAVHRRREPCLKLRVLILRSKARENHVEHYTTKAKLPADQPPEEMPDTQRSTGGSAAPWASPGLALLLQLLTLAML